aacgttgattcctctgaaaatacatctcgacctctggggcaggaccgaattttctgtgttgtaaatttctatttggtctggcaccacagggcgatgtaaattttaatatattttacagttttggttgtctatggtgacatccagcagaaaaccactcgcattatcttgatacttacggagaagggacgccggttcctcattgccagaaccagagctgctaatgtcccatcccagcgatctggccactgctgcagcacctaaaagcaaataataacagatctggttaactatggaacacgccgttgggaagcgctcgcagttttggtcacttacgtatgttagcttctggggagaatgccgccgacccgggggaggaagaggagtgtcgaaagggaggtgttgagggtggtgtaggggtgcgaggccgtctgctctctggtggtggcgtggtaggccgctgggtcattactgcgtctgtaatgtattcaaatatttccgctaccctcttatgtcccgtatgcagttgaaaaattgtaatctatgattgttaacttacgtgacgtcacggactgtgggctcccgctggtgctggatgctgtggtgctgctggcaatggcaggtacctgttgctgccgctgtctctctacacagaaagtttacaaacgcaatctttaaaaacacatgtagagtgctgcagatcaaagctaacaatatactgaaacataaaatttatatcacacttcacaggggtgcgagggtgcatggtcgcaacagatggtggaggtgtggtaggccgctgggtcattactgcgtctgtaatgtcttcaaatatttcaggtaccctgttatgtcccgtgtgatgttaaaaaaaatgcaataaatgattgtgaacttacgtgatgtcccggactgtgggctcccactggtgcctgaagatggggtactggtggcaatggtgtgtctgacttgccgccgctgtctctctacacctaaagtaaagaatcacaatgtttacacacaaatgttgagtgctgcagagcaaagctagtactagtacttgcctcgccttgcctccgcacgcaactccgcaaacatttgtggcgttttatagcggaggtcagcccattttttacgcagctgaagctgactgcggcagacaccaaacctcctttccatcattcttgttatttgtccaagcacttctcgcttgtggatgtgtgggtgggcagggcggctctccagaccctcgtaatccatggcatccatctgggaaataaaaaaaaggagttctggctgccccagaggagcagaacgcattctcgccgccattttagatggaatgaccctgaagagcaacgcccagaggaggagctgcgctccgccgtcctgccgcgccattggcatcgcaatagcgttgccgtttatgaacagcgtcacatttgtgacgactgagcgttaagaaaggaacgcacatagtaaatgccgttcgaagtatcgttatataacgccggagcggcacgttaagtacgctcgtggtctatgacggcgtgatgacgttacagcgttcctgcgtgcctgccctagcttgtttttgtcccctgacatcgtgataatggctgccagtcgccgtggtccacctatgggcatcccagagctcaagttccttattggaacaatggataggatgcagtatgaaaccacagggatggtgctgcaccgcaaccagcacaaggaggaagttgtccgtgtggtgtctgagggcctcaggaagcggtttgggataactcggaccaaggcccagattgttaaaaaatggggcgatctcaagtcgaaaagcccagagcgcctgcaggagcttcgccaggagattagcagaggttagtactcaggtacccaaaagtatgttggacagctatgggacagtttgaatgttgcagagccactatgtgccacagctatgggacagtatgaacgttgcagagccactatgtgccacagctatgggacagtttgaacgttgcagagccactatgtgccacagctatgggacagtttctacgttgcagagccactatgtgccactgctatgggacagtttgaacgttgcagagccactatgtgccacagctatgggacagtttctacgttgcagagccactatgtgccactgctatgggacagtttgaacgttgcagagccactatgtgccacagctatgggacagtttctacgttgcagagccactatgtgccactgctatgggacagtttgaatgttgcagagccactatgtgccacagctatgggacagtttgaatgttgcagagccactatgtgccacagctatgggacagtttgaacgttgcagagccactatgtgccaaagctatgggacagtttctacgttgcagagccactatgtgccactgctatgggacagtttgaacgttgcagagccactatgtgccacagctatgggacagtttctacgttgcagagccactatgtgccactgctatgggacagtttgaatgttgcagagccactatgtgccacagctatgggacagtttgaatgttgcagagccactatgtgccacagctatgggacagtttgaacgttgcagagccactatgtgccacagctatgggacagtatgaacggtgaaaagtactatgtggcacagctaactgctgaccgaactttttttttccttcacagaggcaaagagacagcgccgccgtagacacgaggcatcacacaccgcctctgaagtcccagagccctccgggtcaaagacaactgatcctagtaggttcccacaataatgtgatttgggtttggttgcaggtcccctcctccccccccccccccggcagccagtgttgccatatatgctgacagacctttttttttttttttttcccttcacagaggcaaagacacagcaccaccgccgccacgaggcatcccgcccagcctcttctggctctgtgccctcagggtcaactcctccagatcctagtaggttcccacaaaaatgttatttggattttgtttctggtccccttcccccccccggcagccagtgtggccatatatgctaacagacctttttcaaaaattttttttttttttttttttcttcacagaggcaaagacacagcaccgccgccgccacgaggcatcccgcccagcctcttctggctctgtgccctcagggtccaatgtcccggagccctccgggtcaactcctccagatcctagtaggttcccacaaaaatgttatttggattttgtttctggtccccttcccccccccggcagccagtgtggccatatatgctaacagacctttttcaaaaatttttttttttttttttttcttcacagaggcaaagacacagcaccgccgccgccacgaggcatcccgcccagcctcttctggctctgtgccctcagggtccaatgtcccggagccctccgggtcaactcctccagatcctagtaggttcccacaaaaatgttatttggattttgtttctggtccccttccccccccccggcagccagtgtggccatatatgctaacagacctttttcaaaaattttttttttttttttttttcttcacagaggcaaagacacagcaccgccgccgccacgaggcatcccgcccagcctcttctggctctgtgccctcagggtccaatgtcccggagccctccgggtcaactcctccagatcctagtaggttcccacaaaaatgttatttggattttgtttctggtccccttcccccccccggcagccagtgttgccatatatgctaacagacctttttcaaaaaattttttttttttttttttttcttcacagaggcaaagacacagcaccgccgccgccacgaggcatcccgcccagcctcttctggctctgtgccctcagggtccaatgtcccggagccctccgggtcaactcctccagatcctagtaggttcccacaaaaatgttatttggattttgtttctggtccccttcccccccccggcagccagtgttgccatatatgctaacagaacttttaaaaaaattttttttttttttttttcttcacagagtcaaagacacagcaccaccgccgccacgaggcatcccgcccagcctctcctggatctgtgccctccgggtcaactcctccagatcctagtaggttcccacaattatgtgatttggattaagttgcaggtcccctcttaacacccccccccctcccccggcagccactgttgccatatatgctgacagaccttgttttttttttttccttcacagaggcaaagagacagcgccgccgccgacagcacgaggcattcaacagcgactcagatccagaagtgccctccgtgcctcaacattctagtaggttcccacaattaagttatttggattttgttgcaggcccactctttcacccccaacccaaacaaccaccctccccccccccccccccctttgcttattttttttattttttttcattcacagaagcaaagacacatcgggagactacagtgttattaatgttatgttttttgacccacagctctcgtcactgtcaacaaagaggatattgaagccggcatagacaagttactccacactatggcacatattcaggagcagcacaatgtggcaatggaggagctgcagaagctgcgggacatgtgccagcagttgtaggcgggccaataatccattttttgttgttccaattaaaagatttagttaaactttcattcgattttttttttttagttaactgtacatgaatttgttacgttaatttgttccctcatacagtgctgtgattgagacacaccaatcaaaaagtagtgatagaatgtataataaaagcttttatttcaaacattattttaacaagacaaaaaaaaaaaagggatgtaaaagtagttaggaaatcacaaattatgatacgacgattgttccggctgaaaattttggtgcctgatgggcgaagccatatataaaggtattggtgtgtaggagttattagggggtggctggccgaagtgggaaacgtgaggattgtgtcgcatcgatgtctgaccctgtgaccaaccattgaaatttgatggctctgtccgctgtattggccgggaagagaccaaacaagtgttcttgtccaaatcgccatcagtacccttgtttactgcttccagaatcagacgctctgctagtattctttggttgtcgtccatttttgccagtttgtcaaccacatagtgtccaaacccctctaacgcagggctaacatttcttgtcaacaccttctttgccaggctcaatagttcatttgaggcgtctgaggtggctttccgttttctttgaacttgcctcgattgactcctggcaggtgcagcctccactagatctgttgttgtgcagtcctgtgaacagtcaagtgtactctcctgcgcactgtcatcctgggggggggaaaaaaaaaaaaagttatgaacccggcaacaaaaagtagtaccaccataaccgcatccaaactatatattcgtagtaggtaacaaaaagattataatatatttgatgcttagtaatattctttaaccctcccttttattgaatactttgaactacactgttctgactgctatgggaacctgaccaatatttaatagtctaaatagtctcaacaagagtacatcggcagcttgacgcgatactattttctatattgcttcgatggtatggtttacatatatctccatttcatacatattacgtTCCCCTTATAATTCTTGACTgcaacagggttacttatgtgtacatgtttttgtaacaactttaaactgatgtgataatcagaagtataaaacctaaaatgcagagaaaaattatgtaattataggacacattggtgaactttcgtccaaagagctacttacttgttgcccttgtgactcctgctcggcgtggttctccgaaactattggttccacaggtgccaacaatcgaagacacgttgaagtccgtggcacctcttggtccctcagaaaattaagatgctcaaaataccacagttttggcacataaacttcttcagtggaagctccggaccttgtagtctgaagaaccttgttcagctccttcctccagaccgtgcggagcgcctggattttctttttaataactgcttcgttagctgcctcatctggtgcctgacgattgtaaagctcaatgagctgtaagtaaccctccctcctcttttccctgttacaatactcaggagattttattttccagaggcagggaaaagactgataaatctcgatgaaatcccggatgaactccacacgatttgacatctaaaaagtaattaaaaaaaaaaattacatggttgacaaagcgtcctattaacaatacttttgccagtgtgccaaacgcttaacaacagcagccacacaaagcgctcatgcctaccatcgcttcttccatctgccgcgcctatagtccaccataacccaaaacagtgtaccgcccgcttccctacagcagccacacaaagcgctcatggtgaccatacattgtaccatctgccacgctctaactcaacagacacaaccggtcataagcagtcacaacagcgtaccatccgcatcgcttcagcggtggaacgaagcggtcatgccgaacaaactgagttccatctaccacgctgtagcccaccagtcacgaccagtcacgaccagtcacaacagcgtaccatccgcatcgcttcttcaatctgccgcgcctatagtccaccataacccaaaacagtgtacc
The Ranitomeya imitator isolate aRanImi1 chromosome 3, aRanImi1.pri, whole genome shotgun sequence genome window above contains:
- the LOC138670584 gene encoding uncharacterized protein gives rise to the protein MSNRVEFIRDFIEIYQSFPCLWKIKSPEYCNREKRREGYLQLIELYNRQAPDEAANEAVIKKKIQALRTVWRKELNKVLQTTRSGASTEEVYVPKLWYFEHLNFLRDQEVPRTSTCLRLLAPVEPIVSENHAEQESQGQQDDSAQESTLDCSQDCTTTDLVEAAPARSQSRQVQRKRKATSDASNELLSLAKKVLTRNVSPALEGFGHYVVDKLAKMDDNQRILAERLILEAVNKGTDGDLDKNTCLVSSRPIQRTEPSNFNGWSQGQTSMRHNPHVSHFGQPPPNNSYTPIPLYMASPIRHQNFQPEQSSYHNL